The Macrococcoides canis genome has a window encoding:
- a CDS encoding M16 family metallopeptidase → MEHIKLNNGLTLAYHETALEVVHIGLYIKAGTSDEAGYPAGIAHFIEHMVFKGTKQFPFQVLSDKIDAIGGEVNAYTTKTYTCYSIKTLKRFEHEAIELLKEMVFCATFSDDELEKERQVILEEIKMIEDDDEERAFEQFESVLFEDTAFHTPILGTAESVNAITQTMLFDFYNQYYQPNNMILSYVGTDYHYIKSCFERVESSHEVIHPLKRFKMNTIQLTHHKESMEQAHVILAHEGISYLDEKSTRFEIINSFYGGSMTSFLFRKLREQLGLCYALYSSVDAYKEGGVLYTYFATDAKNIERCMAEIHLIHEQLASGIDEALLLKTKQYLVTNLYMNLDYDGSIMEHMGKSLLLYHKIYEIQELEEKIMDVKLEDVNEALLIFKKAYASYRIY, encoded by the coding sequence TTGGAGCATATTAAACTAAATAATGGATTGACTTTGGCATATCACGAAACCGCATTAGAAGTTGTTCATATCGGACTTTACATTAAAGCAGGTACGTCGGATGAAGCAGGTTATCCAGCAGGTATTGCGCATTTTATAGAACATATGGTATTTAAAGGAACGAAGCAGTTTCCATTTCAAGTATTATCAGATAAAATTGATGCAATCGGCGGTGAAGTCAATGCATATACGACTAAGACGTATACATGTTATTCGATTAAGACATTAAAGCGTTTTGAACATGAAGCAATTGAATTGCTGAAAGAAATGGTGTTCTGTGCAACATTTTCAGATGATGAACTTGAAAAAGAACGTCAAGTTATTCTGGAAGAGATTAAAATGATTGAAGATGATGACGAAGAACGCGCATTCGAACAATTTGAAAGTGTATTGTTTGAAGATACAGCATTTCATACCCCGATACTAGGTACGGCTGAAAGTGTGAATGCAATTACACAGACAATGCTCTTTGACTTTTATAATCAATATTATCAACCGAATAATATGATTCTGTCTTATGTCGGAACGGATTATCATTATATAAAGTCATGCTTTGAACGTGTTGAATCTTCACATGAAGTAATACATCCATTGAAGCGCTTTAAAATGAACACAATTCAATTGACGCATCATAAAGAAAGCATGGAACAGGCTCATGTCATCCTTGCGCATGAAGGCATTAGTTATCTTGATGAAAAAAGTACGCGCTTTGAAATTATTAATAGTTTCTATGGGGGCAGTATGACAAGTTTTCTATTTAGAAAGTTAAGAGAACAATTAGGACTGTGCTATGCACTCTATTCCTCGGTCGATGCATATAAAGAAGGTGGTGTTCTTTATACATACTTCGCGACTGACGCAAAAAATATAGAGCGCTGTATGGCAGAGATTCACCTTATTCATGAACAGCTTGCTTCAGGTATTGATGAAGCATTGCTTTTAAAGACGAAACAGTATCTTGTAACTAATCTATATATGAATCTGGATTATGACGGGTCCATTATGGAGCATATGGGAAAGAGTCTGCTCCTATATCATAAAATTTATGAAATACAAGAACTGGAAGAAAAAATAATGGATGTTAAATTAGAGGATGTCAATGAAGCGCTG